From the Candidatus Binataceae bacterium genome, the window CGCACTCTGCGTCTGTCGACCAGCGCGCGTTGCAGCCCGGCCTTCGGCTCCGACTTTACCTATGACGATACGCGCCACGGCGCCTTCAACGGCAACATCACCCAGTTCGACGCCAAGTTCATCCGCGATCAGAAGATCCTGGAATCGGTCGAGTACAACGCCTTCGACGCGCAGGTTCCGACCAACACAAACAACTTCTATCAGGGCATCTGGTTCTCCAAACCGTCACTGGCCAAGTGGCAGGTGCGCAACAGCTACATGATCGACGTGCGCCGGATCCCGGGCCTCGCCGCCGGCTATTGCTACGGCAGCCGCATCCTGTACGTGGACAAGGACGTGATGCAAGCGATGTGGGCCGACCTGTACGATGCAAACATGAAGCTGTGGAAGATCGATTATGACCCGCAGGCAATTATTGATGTGCCCAACGTCGGCAGGATCTGGACCAATTACGGATGGGGCGACATCTTCGACGTGCAGAACGAGCACATGACGTTCGTCACCCTGCCGATGTACGCCAATGAACAGTGCCAGAACGTCAACGGCGCCGACATGACGAACATCAACCGGTACTTCAGTGTAAACGGCCTCTCGCAAATCATGCGCTAGGCCGGGGACGTGAGTGCGGCGGCGGCCAGACCGCCGCTGAGGAGCGGGCAATCGCGGTGCCGCCGGGCGCGTCACGCGCCCGGCGGCATCCGCCTTTCCAAGTTGCGGAGCGCACGATGCAGTTGCAGACCAGGTTGTTCATCGGGGGCGAGTTCGTTGACGCCGAAGCCGGCGGCACCATCGACGTGCTCAACCCGCATGACAACTCCAAAATCACCGCCGTGGCCGAGGCGCGCGAGGCCGATATCGACAAGGCGGTCACCGCGGCGACCGGGGCGTTTCCCGCGTGGCGCGACACCGCGGCGGCCGATCGCGGGCGGTTGTTGCTCAGGCTCGCGGACGCCATCGAGGCCCGCGCCGACGAGCTCGCGCACATCGAATCGATCGATACCGGCCATCCGATCCGCGACACGCGCGGACTCGACGTGCCGCGCACCGCGGCGACCTTCCGCTACTTCGGCGGGATGGCGGACAAGCTCCAGGGCCGCCTGGTGCCGGTGGAGAGCGGCTTTCTCAATTACGTCGAGCGCGAGCCGCTCGGCGTGGTCGGCCAGGTCGTGCCATGGAACTTTCCGATCATGTTCACCAGTTGGAAGATGGGGCCGGCGCTGGCGGCGGGCAACTGCGTGGTAATGAAGCCGGCCGAGCTGACGCCGCTGAGCTCGCTCAAGATCGCCGAGCTGATGCGCGAGGTCGGGTTTCCGCCGGGCGTGGCCAACGTCCTGCCCGGCTACGGCAACGTCGCCGGCCAGTATCTCGCCGAACATCCGGGAGTGCAGAAGATCGCGTTTACCGGCTCAACCGCGACCGGGCGCAGGATCGTGCAGGCGTCGTCGGGCAACCTCAAGCGCGTGCAGCTCGAACTCGGCGGCAAGGGCGCCAATATCGTGTTCGACGACGCCGATTTGGACGCCGCGCTCAACGGCAGCGCGTTCGCGATTTTTCACAACCAGGGCCAGGCCTGCATCGCAGGCTCGCGGCTGCTCGTGCACGAGCGCATCGCCGACGAGTTCCTCGAGCGCTTCCTCAAGCTGGCGGCCTCGATCCGGCTCGGCAATCCGCTCGATCCGAAGACCGAGATGGGACCGCTGACCTCGACGATGCATCGCGACCGCGTGCTCGGCTATTGCAAGGTTGCGCGCGAGGAGGGCGGCGAATTCCTGCTCGGCGGCAAGCCGCCCGCCGATCCCGAGCTCGCGCGCGGCTGCTACGTGCTGCCGACCGTGGTGCGCGCGCGCCCGCGCGATCGCGTCTGCCAGGAGGAAGTCTTCGGCCCGTTCGTCACGGTGACGACCTTCAGGGACGAAGACGAGGTGATGGCGATTGCCAACGGCACGGTTTACGGACTGGGCGGCGGGCTGTGGACGCGCGACCTCGCCCGCGCGCATCGCGTGGCCCGTAGGATGGTCAGCGGCATGGTGTGGATCAACTGCTACAAGCGGGCCAACCCGGGATCGCCCTTCGGCGGCGTGCGCAGTTCGGGCTACGGGCGCGACCTCGGGATCGAGTCGATCGAGGAGTACACCACGCCCAAGTCGGTGTGGGTCAACGTGGAGGCGAAGATTCCGCCCTATTATCCGCGCTGAGCGGCGCGGCCGGGGGCTAGTGGCGGCGCATCGCAAGCGTCGCGGAGACGTTGTGCACGGCTTCGAGCAGCACCGGAACAAACTCGCGCTTCATCTGCGCGACCGTCACGCGCGCGGCATGCCCGCTGGCGTTCATCGCTGCGATCACGCGTCCGCCGCCGTCGCGGATCGGCGCCGCCACCGAGCGCACGCCCAACTCCAGCTCCTGGTCGACCAGCGCCCAGCCGCGCTGTGCGACCTCCTTGAGGATTGCGCGCAGCTCGCGCGGGTCGGTCACCGTGCGCTCGGTCAGCCGCTCGAGCCTGGCAGTCGCGAAAAAGCGGTCGAGCTGTGCCGCCGGCAGATGCGCCAGCAGCACCCGGCCCATCGAGGTCGCAAACGCCGGCAGATGGGTGCCCACGCCGAGAGTGACGGTCATGATGCGCTCGGTCGGCACGCGCGCGACATAGACGATATCGGTGTCCTCGAGCACCGAGACCGAGCACGACTCGTGCAGCCTGGCGGTGACCTTCTCCATGTGCGGCTGGGCGACTTCCCACAGCGGCGTCGAGGCCAGGTAGGCGTAACCCAAATCGAGCACGCGCGCCGTGAGCGCGAAGTGCTTGCCGTCGAAGCTGGCGTATCCGAGCTCGGTGAGCGTGTGCAGAAAGCGGCGCGCGGTGGCGCGCGAAAGGCTCGCGCGTGCGGCGACCTCGCTCAGCGTCTGGCGCTGCGCCTCGCGCCCGAAGGTCCGAATCACGGCGAGCCCGCGAGCCAGCGATTGTACGAGAATCGCGTCGGGATTAGGGTTTGACATCTCGGCGAAGCCCGCGCTAATTGGGGCCAAGTTCACATTATGCACTTTTGTGCGTATAGCGAACAAGAACCGCGGCGAGCGATCGCCGGCCTCAAGCTCCCCGCCATGAGCGGCGTTTGACGATGGCCCTGATTACCAGCCTCAGCGAAGCGGTCCGCGAGTTCGTCCGCGACGGCGACACCGTCGCGCTGGAGGGCTTCACCCATCTCATCCCCAGCGCCGCCGGCCACGAGCTCATCCGGCAGGGGCGGCGCGATCTCACCCTGGTGCGGATGACGCCCGACCTGATCTACGACCAGCTCATCGGGATGGGCTGCGCGCGCAAGCTGGTGTTTTCGTGGGGCGGCAACCCGGGTGTCGGCTCGCTCCATCGCCTTCGCGACGCGGTCGAGCGCGGATGGCCGCGGCCGCTGGAGCTCGAAGAGCACAGCCACGCCGGGATGGCGGCGGCCTACGGCGCCGGCGCCGCCAATCTGCCCTTCGGCGTGCTGCGCGGCTACCTTGGCTCGGATCTGCCGAAGCACAACCCGCGCGTGAAATTCATCGACTGTCCGTTCACGGGCGAGCGGCTGGCGGCGGTGCCTGCGATCCGCCCCGACGTGACCGTGATCCACGCGCAGCAGGCCGATCGCAAGGGCAATGTTCTTATCCGCGGCATCGTCGGCGCGCAGAAGGAGGCGGTGCTCGCTGCGCGCCGTTCGATCGTGACGGTGGAGGAGATCGTCGCGGAACTGGCGGCGCCGCCCAACGCGGTAGTGCTGCCCGGATGGGTGGTCGGCGCCGTGTGCGTGGTGCGTGGGGGCGCCTTTCCCTCGTACGCGCTGGGTTACTATCCGCGCGACAACTCGTTTTACCAGCAGTGGGACGAAATCGCGCGCGAGCGCGAAACCTTCCGCGCCTGGATTGAGCGGCACGTGCTCGCGACCGCCGACTTCGCGGAGTTCCGCCGAAGCCTCGCCGCGCAGGCGGCGAGCGGCGGCAGGATCGCCAATGCCTGAAGCGCCCTACAGCGCCGACGAGATGATGACGGTCGCGGCGGCGCGCATGCTGCGCAACGGCGCCGTCTGCTTCGTCGGCATCGGCCTGCCCAGCGCGGCCGCCAACCTTGCCCGGCTCACCCACGCCCCCGACGTCGTGCTGGTTTACGAATCGGGCACAATCGGCGCCAAGCCCACGGTGCTGCCGCTCTCGATCGGCGACGGCGAGTTAGCGGAAACCGCCGACACGGTCGTCTCGATCGCCGAGATTTTCGCCTTCTGGCTCCAAGGCGGACGGATCGATGTCGGCTTCCTTGGCGCGGCCCAGATCGACCGCTTCGCCAATATCAACACCACCGTGATCGGCGACTACCGCCGGCCGACGGTGCGCCTGCCCGGTGCGGGGGGGGCCGCCGAAATCGCGTCGTCCGCGCACGAGGTGTTGATCATGCTGCGCCAGAGCAGGCGCGCCTTCGTCGAGAAGCTGGACTTCGTCACCTCGGCCGGCTACCTCGACGGCGGCCAAAGCCGCGAGCGCCTGGGGATGCCGGGGCGCGGCCCGACCGCGGTCATCACTGACCTCGGAATTCTGACGCCCGATCCGGAGACCCGGGAACTGACGCTCACGAGTCTTCATCCGGGAGTCAGCGCAGAGCAGGCGATCGCGGCGACCGGATGGCCGCTCAGGATCGGCGCGCAGCTTGCGCGCACCGAACCGCCCGCCGCGGCCGAGCTGGCCGCGCTGCGCGAACTCAACGAACGCACGCGGCGCGCCCACGCCGGAGGCGTCGCGTGATGCCGCGTTCTTGCCACGGGACGCCGCCCGCCCGGGTCGGATTCGGCGCGGGCAACCTCAAATCGCGGCCTGCGGAGAGCGAGCGGCTGGGCGCGAGGCGCGCGCTCGTTGAGTCCTACGCCGTGCTGCGGGAGAGCGGGATCAAGGAGGAATGGCTCGATCGCGCGGCCGCCCCGGGCGTGCAAAATGCCTGCTACAACCCACGGCCGGTGACCCGCGATGGCGTGCGCGCGCTGCTCGACGACGCCTTTGCGGGCCGCCCGCCGCGAAGCTGAGAGCAAACCGCGGCGGCGCCGCTGCGCGCGCGGCGTCGTGACAGAGCCTCGAAGAGGGAGCAGTCAGATGAGCGCAGGCGACAACGATCCGTCGAGGTCGGCGCAGATCCGCGCGCGGCTTAACCATCCGGTGATTGACGCCGACGGCCATTGCACCGAATTCGAGCCCGCTTTCCTCGACTATCTCAGAGACGTCGGCGGCGCCGGGGTGGTCGAGCGCTACAAGGCGATCCCGGACAGCGGCTTCCGCTACACCTGGCATCAGATGAGCCCGCAGCAGCGCCTCGAACATCGCGCGCTCGCCTTTCGCCCGCTGTGGTGGGCGCATCCGAAGAAGAACACCCTCGACAACGCGACCACGACGATTCCGCGGCTCCATTACGAACGGATGGACGAGTTTGGAATCGACTTCGCGATCATTTATCCGAGTATCGGCCTGCTCGCGCCGCACATTTCGGACCAGGAGATTCGGCTCACCGCCTGCCGCGCCTTCAACAAGTTCAACGCCGACATCTACGCCGATTTCTCCGACCGCCTGACGCCGGTCGCGGTGATCCCTGCCAATACGCCGCAGGAGGCGCTCGACGAGCTCGACTACGCAGTGGGCGAGCGCAAGATGAAGGCGGTCCAGCTTCCCGCTTTTATCAACCGCCCCATCCCGGCCCTCGCGCGCAAGGCGCCCGAGATGGCCGGCTTCCTGACCTGGGTCGATAACCTGTGCGTGGACAGCGCGTACGACTACGACCCGGTGTGGGCGAAATGCCAGGAGCTGCGCGTCGCCCCCACCTTCCACACCGTTACGGTCGGGGTCGGCAGCCGCGCGACGCTCTCCAATTTCATGTTCAACTTCGTCGGCCACTTCGCCGCTTCGGCCGAGGTCATCTGCAAGGCGCTGCTGATCGGCGGCGTCACCCGCCGCTTCCCCAGGCTCAACTTCGCCTTCCAGGAGGCGGGCGTCGCTTGGGCGGTGCACCTGTACGGCGGGCTGCACATGGCGTGGGCGACGCACAACGTCGGGATGATTCGCGATCTCGATCCGGCCAATCTCGATCGCGCGATGTTCGAGGACCTCTGCCGCAAGCTCGGCGGGCCGCTCTATGCCGAGCGAGTGCATCGGCTGTGGCAGGGCGACGCCTCCGATCTGCTGCTGGGCACGCCCGAGGACGACAAGGACCTCGACGAATGGGCGCCCGCCGGCATCCGCACCGCCGACGACCTCCGCGAACGCTTCGTCCCGCACTTCTACTTCGGATGCGAGGGCGAAGACCTGCTCAACGTGCTCGCTTTCCGCAATCCGTTCGGATGTCGCTTCAATGCGGTTTTCGGTTCCGACATCGGCCATTTCGACGTCCACGATCAACGCGAGGCGGCGGCCGAGGCCTACGAGCTGGTCGAAAAAGGGCTGATCAGCGCGGACGACTACCGCGAGCTGGTGTTTGCCAATCCGGTCAGGCTGCATGGCGGCGTCAACCCGGACTTTTTCAAGGGCACGCGGGTTGAGCGCGACGCCGCGCGGCTGCTCGCCGCTCCGCGCGCCGGCGAGGGCGCTCAGGCGGCCGCGGGCGGAGCACGCTGAGCGCGCATCCGCTCGTCGCGGGCGGAGGGTTGGAGAGCGAGTTATGAGCACGGCTGAAGCGCGGATGACAAAATCGGCGGCGATTCGCGCCCGGCTCAAGCATCCGATCATCGACTCCGACGGCCACATCGCCGAGTTCGAGCCGGCGTTTTTCGACTATCTCAAAGAGGCCGGCGGGGCGCGGCTGGTCGAGCGGTTCAAGGCGATGGACGGGCCGTACCGCTTCGGATGGTACACTCTCACCCCCGAGGAGCGCCTGCGCACGCGCAAGCCGCGGCCCGGCTGGTGGCTGCATCCGACGCGCAACGCGCTCGACCGCGCCGCCTCCTCGATGCCTCGCCTGCTCCATCGGCGGCTCGACCAGATGGGGCTCGACTTCACGATCATCTATCCGAGCATAGGAATGTTCGCGCTCCACCTGGGCGACGAGGAGATGCGCCGCGCGGCCTGCCGCGCGTTCAACAGTCTCCAGGCCGACATCTTTCGCGAATACGCGGACCGGATGACGCCGGTCGCGACCGTCCCGATGCATACGCCGCAGGAGGCGATCGAAGAGCTCGAGCACGTGGTCAAGACGCTCCGGCTCAAGGCCGTGCTGATGCCGGCGTTCGTGCGCCGGCCGATCCCCGCGCTTGCCGAGGAACATCCGCAAGCGAGCCGCTGGGCCTTCTGGCTCGACACCTTCGGCATCGACAGCGCCTACGACTACGACCCGGTATGGGCGAAGTGCCTGGAGCTGAGAGTCGCGCCGAGCTTCCATTCGCCGACCGCCGGGATGGGGATGCGGGCGTCGCTGTCGAACTCGATGTACAATCACATCGGCCATTTCGCGGCTTCCAACGAGGCCGTGTGCAAGTCGCTGATTTTGGGCGGCGTCACGCGCCGCTTCCCGAACCTGCGCTTCGCGTTTCTCGAAGGCGGCGTGGGATGGGCCTGCACGCTGCTCGGCGAGCTGGTCGGCCACTGGGAGAAGCACAATCTCGAGGCGCTGGCGAACGTCGATCCGGCAAGCCTCGATCGCGAGGAAATCGGCCGCCTGCTGCGCGAGTACGGCGGCGATTATGGAAGCGAGCGGATCGAGCGATGGGAGCGCGAGCGTTCGCATCTGCTGTGGGGCGGGCCGGAGGAGCGTGCCAATCTCGACGAGTGGGCGCGTGCCGGCATCGTGCGCAAGGAGGACATTCGCGAGCTCTTCGTGCCGAAGTTCTACTTCGGATGCGAGGGCGACGACCGCATGACCGCGCTCGCCTTCGATACCAAAAAGAACGCCTTCGGCGCGCGGCTCAACGCGATCTACAGTTCCGACCTCGGCCACTGGGACCTGCCCAATATGTGCGACGCCGCCGCCGAGGCCTGGGAGCTGGTCGAGCGCGAACTGCTCAGCGAGGACGATTTTCGCGATTTCGTCTTCGCCAATGCCGTACGCGCGAAAACCGCGGTGAACCCCGATTTCTTCAAGGGCACGATCGTCGAGGGCGCAGTCAATTCCCTGCTCGCGAACGCTTGAGACATTTTTCGATCAAACCGCCGGCTCCTTCCGGGAAGGCGGCGGGGATTGGATCGCCTCGAGCGCCAATTCGGAGCGCAAAGGTTCTCATGAAAACCCTCACCCAAAGCAATCTCACCGCGGCGGCGCTTGCGCGCCTGCGCCACGCGCCGGATGCGCGGATGAAAGAGATAATGTCCGCGCTCATCCGCCACGCCCACGGTTTCGTGCGCGAAGTCGAATTGAACCCGCAGGAATGGAAGGCCGGGATCGACTTCCTGACCGCGGTTGGCCGTATCACCGACGACCGGCGCCAGGAATTCATCCTGCTCTCCGATACGCTCGGCATCAGCGCGATGGTCGATCTGGTCACGCACACGCGCGAGGCGGCGCGCGCCACCGACTCCAGCCTGCTCGGGCCGTTCTACCGTGAAGGCGCTCCGGAAAGGCCGCTGGGGGCGAGCATCGCGGGCGACACTCCTGGCGAGTCCATCATCGTGCGCGGCCGGGTGACCGATCCGCGCGGCCGCGCGCTTGCGGGCGCGACGGTTGACGTATGGCAGGCCGCCCCGAGCGGCAAGTACGACATCCAGGACCCCAGCCAGCCGGACATGAATCTGCGCGGCAGGTTCCGGACCGACGCGCAAGGCCGCTACGAATTCCGTTCGGTCAAGCCGCGGAGCTATCCAGTGCCCGACGACGGTCCGGTGGGCGTGCTGCTGCGCGCGCAGGGACGCCATCCGTACCGTCCGGCCCATATCCACTTCATCATCAGCGCCGACGGGTATCGACAACTGATTACCGCACTGTATATCGCCGGCGATTCCTACATTGATTCCGATGCGGTATTCGGAGCGAAGCAGTCGCTCACCGTCGGCTATCGCAAGAGCCGCGGGGCCGGCGCAAATGGTGCCGGGCCGGACGCGCTCGAATTTGATTTCGCGCTCGCGCCGGTTACAGGCGAGCCGCGCGCGCGTCCGCGCCGGGCCCGCGCAGGCGCCGCCCGCGCGCGCCGGAGGCCGGTCAGGCGGCGAATGAGAAGTGCCTAGGGCGCCTGGTCTCGGAGGAGAAATGATGGCGGAAGCTTTCATCTGCGACGGCGTGCGGACGCCGATCGGACGCTACGCGGGAGCGCTGTCCGGCGTGCGCACCGACGATCTTGCGGCGATTCCGATTCGGACCCTGATTGAGCGCAATCCCGCGATCGACTGGAAGCGCGTTGACGACGTGATCCTCGGCTGCGCCAACCAGGCCGGCGAAGACAATCGCAACGTCGCGCGGATGGCTGCACTGCTGGCCGGCTTGCCGGTGGAGGTCAGCGGCGCGACCGTCAACCGGCTGTGCGGCTCGGGGATGGAGGCGGTGGTCGCGGCGGCGCGCGCGATCCGGGTCGGCGAGGCCGACCTGATGATAGCCGGGGGCGTCGAGAGCATGTCGCGCGCGCCATTCGTTATGCCCAAGGCGGCGGCGGCTTTCGCGCGCACGGCCGAAATCTATGACACAACGATCGGATGGCGCTTCATCAATCCGGCGATGAAACAGCTTTACGGCGTGGATTCGATGCCGGAGACCTCGGACAACGTGGCCGCCGAGTTCGAGATCGCGCGCGCCGATCAGGACGCCTTCGCCTGGCGTAGCCAGATGCGGGCCAAGCGGGCACAGGCGGCGGGCCGCTTTGCCGAGGAGATCGTGCCGGTCAAGGTCGCGCAGCGGCGCGCGATGGTCACGGTGAGCGTGGACGAGCATCCGCGCTCCGATGCCACCCTCGAAGCGCTGGCCAGGCTGCCCGCGCTGTTCGGTCCGAAAAGCTCGGTGACGGCCGGCAACGCGTCGGGTGTCAACGACGGCGCGTGCGCGATGATTGTGGCTTCGGAAGCGGCGGTGAAGGAATACGGACTTACGCCGCGGGCACGCGTGGTGGCTGCGGCGACCGCCGGGGTGCCGCCGCGGATCATGGGTGTCGGGCCCGCTCCGGCCTCGCGCAAGGCGCTCGCGCGGGCCGGGCTCGAGCTGCGCGACATCGAAGTGATCGAGCTCAACGAGGCGTTCGCGGCGCAGTCGCTGGCCGTTCTGCGCCAGCTCGGCCTGGCCGACGACGCCGAGCACGTCAACCCCAACGGCGGTGCGATTGCGCTCGGCCATCCGCTGGGCATGAGCGGCGCGCGGCTGGTGCTGACCGCGGTCCATGAACTGGTAAACCGCAAGGCGCGCTATGCGCTGTGCACGATGTGCATCGGGGTGGGGCAGGGGATCGCCTCAATCATCGAGCGGGTCTGAGCGCCGGAAAGGAGCGGAAAATGGTGTCCGCATCGGAGCTCAAATTCTACTTTATGCATTTCATGCCCTAGGTCTATCTGCCGCAGGATTATCGGGATCACACCCAGGTACCCTGATGTGGGTCGGCTTTTCCAACGGGTATTACGATCCCGCCAAAGGGCGCGCGCGTCTAAAGGCCGCCCAGCGCTCCCGCCACCTTGTCGACGAATACCGAGTACAACGAATACTCGAAGGCGAACGCCGCCGTCGCAAGGATCAACACTGCCAGCCCGACGACCAGCAGCGCGCCCGTCCTTGCGCGCGGGATGT encodes:
- a CDS encoding aldehyde dehydrogenase family protein, with product MQLQTRLFIGGEFVDAEAGGTIDVLNPHDNSKITAVAEAREADIDKAVTAATGAFPAWRDTAAADRGRLLLRLADAIEARADELAHIESIDTGHPIRDTRGLDVPRTAATFRYFGGMADKLQGRLVPVESGFLNYVEREPLGVVGQVVPWNFPIMFTSWKMGPALAAGNCVVMKPAELTPLSSLKIAELMREVGFPPGVANVLPGYGNVAGQYLAEHPGVQKIAFTGSTATGRRIVQASSGNLKRVQLELGGKGANIVFDDADLDAALNGSAFAIFHNQGQACIAGSRLLVHERIADEFLERFLKLAASIRLGNPLDPKTEMGPLTSTMHRDRVLGYCKVAREEGGEFLLGGKPPADPELARGCYVLPTVVRARPRDRVCQEEVFGPFVTVTTFRDEDEVMAIANGTVYGLGGGLWTRDLARAHRVARRMVSGMVWINCYKRANPGSPFGGVRSSGYGRDLGIESIEEYTTPKSVWVNVEAKIPPYYPR
- a CDS encoding amidohydrolase family protein, coding for MSTAEARMTKSAAIRARLKHPIIDSDGHIAEFEPAFFDYLKEAGGARLVERFKAMDGPYRFGWYTLTPEERLRTRKPRPGWWLHPTRNALDRAASSMPRLLHRRLDQMGLDFTIIYPSIGMFALHLGDEEMRRAACRAFNSLQADIFREYADRMTPVATVPMHTPQEAIEELEHVVKTLRLKAVLMPAFVRRPIPALAEEHPQASRWAFWLDTFGIDSAYDYDPVWAKCLELRVAPSFHSPTAGMGMRASLSNSMYNHIGHFAASNEAVCKSLILGGVTRRFPNLRFAFLEGGVGWACTLLGELVGHWEKHNLEALANVDPASLDREEIGRLLREYGGDYGSERIERWERERSHLLWGGPEERANLDEWARAGIVRKEDIRELFVPKFYFGCEGDDRMTALAFDTKKNAFGARLNAIYSSDLGHWDLPNMCDAAAEAWELVERELLSEDDFRDFVFANAVRAKTAVNPDFFKGTIVEGAVNSLLANA
- a CDS encoding IclR family transcriptional regulator C-terminal domain-containing protein, with amino-acid sequence MNLAPISAGFAEMSNPNPDAILVQSLARGLAVIRTFGREAQRQTLSEVAARASLSRATARRFLHTLTELGYASFDGKHFALTARVLDLGYAYLASTPLWEVAQPHMEKVTARLHESCSVSVLEDTDIVYVARVPTERIMTVTLGVGTHLPAFATSMGRVLLAHLPAAQLDRFFATARLERLTERTVTDPRELRAILKEVAQRGWALVDQELELGVRSVAAPIRDGGGRVIAAMNASGHAARVTVAQMKREFVPVLLEAVHNVSATLAMRRH
- the pcaF gene encoding 3-oxoadipyl-CoA thiolase — protein: MAEAFICDGVRTPIGRYAGALSGVRTDDLAAIPIRTLIERNPAIDWKRVDDVILGCANQAGEDNRNVARMAALLAGLPVEVSGATVNRLCGSGMEAVVAAARAIRVGEADLMIAGGVESMSRAPFVMPKAAAAFARTAEIYDTTIGWRFINPAMKQLYGVDSMPETSDNVAAEFEIARADQDAFAWRSQMRAKRAQAAGRFAEEIVPVKVAQRRAMVTVSVDEHPRSDATLEALARLPALFGPKSSVTAGNASGVNDGACAMIVASEAAVKEYGLTPRARVVAAATAGVPPRIMGVGPAPASRKALARAGLELRDIEVIELNEAFAAQSLAVLRQLGLADDAEHVNPNGGAIALGHPLGMSGARLVLTAVHELVNRKARYALCTMCIGVGQGIASIIERV
- a CDS encoding amidohydrolase family protein, which produces MSAGDNDPSRSAQIRARLNHPVIDADGHCTEFEPAFLDYLRDVGGAGVVERYKAIPDSGFRYTWHQMSPQQRLEHRALAFRPLWWAHPKKNTLDNATTTIPRLHYERMDEFGIDFAIIYPSIGLLAPHISDQEIRLTACRAFNKFNADIYADFSDRLTPVAVIPANTPQEALDELDYAVGERKMKAVQLPAFINRPIPALARKAPEMAGFLTWVDNLCVDSAYDYDPVWAKCQELRVAPTFHTVTVGVGSRATLSNFMFNFVGHFAASAEVICKALLIGGVTRRFPRLNFAFQEAGVAWAVHLYGGLHMAWATHNVGMIRDLDPANLDRAMFEDLCRKLGGPLYAERVHRLWQGDASDLLLGTPEDDKDLDEWAPAGIRTADDLRERFVPHFYFGCEGEDLLNVLAFRNPFGCRFNAVFGSDIGHFDVHDQREAAAEAYELVEKGLISADDYRELVFANPVRLHGGVNPDFFKGTRVERDAARLLAAPRAGEGAQAAAGGAR
- a CDS encoding CoA-transferase; protein product: MPEAPYSADEMMTVAAARMLRNGAVCFVGIGLPSAAANLARLTHAPDVVLVYESGTIGAKPTVLPLSIGDGELAETADTVVSIAEIFAFWLQGGRIDVGFLGAAQIDRFANINTTVIGDYRRPTVRLPGAGGAAEIASSAHEVLIMLRQSRRAFVEKLDFVTSAGYLDGGQSRERLGMPGRGPTAVITDLGILTPDPETRELTLTSLHPGVSAEQAIAATGWPLRIGAQLARTEPPAAAELAALRELNERTRRAHAGGVA
- a CDS encoding CoA-transferase gives rise to the protein MALITSLSEAVREFVRDGDTVALEGFTHLIPSAAGHELIRQGRRDLTLVRMTPDLIYDQLIGMGCARKLVFSWGGNPGVGSLHRLRDAVERGWPRPLELEEHSHAGMAAAYGAGAANLPFGVLRGYLGSDLPKHNPRVKFIDCPFTGERLAAVPAIRPDVTVIHAQQADRKGNVLIRGIVGAQKEAVLAARRSIVTVEEIVAELAAPPNAVVLPGWVVGAVCVVRGGAFPSYALGYYPRDNSFYQQWDEIARERETFRAWIERHVLATADFAEFRRSLAAQAASGGRIANA
- a CDS encoding dioxygenase — translated: MKTLTQSNLTAAALARLRHAPDARMKEIMSALIRHAHGFVREVELNPQEWKAGIDFLTAVGRITDDRRQEFILLSDTLGISAMVDLVTHTREAARATDSSLLGPFYREGAPERPLGASIAGDTPGESIIVRGRVTDPRGRALAGATVDVWQAAPSGKYDIQDPSQPDMNLRGRFRTDAQGRYEFRSVKPRSYPVPDDGPVGVLLRAQGRHPYRPAHIHFIISADGYRQLITALYIAGDSYIDSDAVFGAKQSLTVGYRKSRGAGANGAGPDALEFDFALAPVTGEPRARPRRARAGAARARRRPVRRRMRSA